One Salvia splendens isolate huo1 chromosome 12, SspV2, whole genome shotgun sequence genomic window carries:
- the LOC121757416 gene encoding F-box protein At5g07610-like produces MNPKKAKVPAVTPEEDYGDRWMRLIWNNDLLTKIFILLPAKSIIRCKLVCKHWLSLMGLLYVYNPTTKLSRKISVTDSYRDNIVALALIFDPSMSLHYKDVCIKSTSEDRIIVLRLKLCGGYGGVYCNGWIYWEMLDAVVYYDIAKNEFESILKPSYSSYQYQLRMVHWDTTYCLHEANGRLYISRCLTKANDCLSVELFELEMGEGRSLSWFLRYYETIPQHEPTSPLNGYIDQLRVIKGPYGTETFSVVYHMGGKISVYSFLDKSHNVLVDLTGQPFVWGPELKMYEFIACLAVV; encoded by the exons ATGAATCCGAAGAAGGCCAAAGTTCCTGCTGTAACTCCCGAGGAGGATTATGGTGATAGATGGATGAGACTGATCTGGAACAATGATCTTTTGACGAAAATATTTATCCTGTTACCTGCAAAATCTATTATCCGATGCAAGTTAGTATGCAAACATTGGCTCTCACTG ATGGGACTCTTATATGTTTATAATCCGACCACTAAGCTGTCAAGAAAGATCAGTGTTACCGATTCCTATAGGGACAATATTGTGGCACTTGCCTTAATTTTTGATCCTTCGATGTCGCTCCACTACAAGGATGTTTGCATTAAGTCAACCTCAGAGGATCGCATCATCGTCTTAAG GCTTAAATTGTGTGGTGGATACGGGGGTGTGTATTGTAATGGCTGGATATACTGGGAGATGTTGGATGCAGTCGTCTACTATGATATTGCTAAGAATGAATTCGAATCTATATTAAAGCCTAGTTATTCATCTTACCAGTACCAGCTAAGAATGGTACATTGGGATACCACTTACTGTCTCCATGAGGCAAATGGTCGTCTATACATATCTAGATGTCTCACAAAGGCTAACGACTGTCTCTCAGTTGAGTTGTTTGAGTTGGAGATGGGCGAAGGTCGATCTTTGTCGTGGTTCTTGAGGTACTATGAAACAATCCCTCAACATGAACCCACCTCCCCATTAAATGGTTATATTGATCAATTGAGAGTCATTAAGGGACCATACGGCACAGAGACGTTCAGTGTAGTGTATCATATGGGCGGGAAGATCAGCGTCTATAGTTTCCTCGACAAGAGCCATAATGTGCTCGTTGATTTGACTGGCCAACCGTTCGTATGGGGTCCTGAGTtgaaaatgtatgaatttattgcATGTTTAGCTGTGGTTTGA
- the LOC121758214 gene encoding GDSL esterase/lipase At1g29670-like — MATITITKWIILSINILVIQTLTLTLTLTHAQQVPCFFIFGDSQTDNGNNNRLLTSAKANYRPYGIDFPGAIPTGRFTNGKNIPDFLAELLGFSNPIPTFAFRRGSDILRGLNYGSGAAGILDSSGIRQGPRFSMNEQVAIHGATTGQITAIFRNRTAADNYLRQCLYVVNIGSNDYINNYYYQKPRSLSSLIYTSDQFADQLIAQFSRQLRRLYDLGSRKVAVYGIGLIGCIPQEILLYPITNGSPCVDKINVAVGLFNARLVSLINNLNNNLPNAQFTYINATNIALGDPALIGVKVLNASCCEVQTSGPAAGQCLRDGAVCGNRKEYIFFDNFHPTEISNNVTALRSYRALLPADASPVDIERLVRQ, encoded by the exons ATGGCCACCATTACAATCACAAAATGGATAATCCTATCCATCAACATCTTGGTCatacaaaccctaaccctaaccctaactcTAACTCATGCCCAACAAGTTCCTTGCTTCTTCATTTTTGGAGACTCCCAAACCGACAATGGCAACAACAATCGCCTTCTTACATCTGCCAAAGCTAATTATCGCCCTTACGGGATTGATTTCCCCGGCGCCATCCCCACCGGAAGGTTCACCAATGGCAAAAATATCCCTGACTTCCTTG CTGAGTTGTTAGGGTTTTCCAATCCGATCCCGACGTTTGCGTTTCGGAGAGGCTCTGACATTCTCAGAGGACTCAACTACGGATCCGGAGCTGCCGGGATTCTTGACAGCTCCGGGATACGACAG GGCCCTCGGTTCAGCATGAACGAGCAGGTAGCAATTCATGGGGCGACAACCGGTCAAATCACCGCCATATTCCGGAATCGGACGGCAGCGGACAACTACCTGCGACAGTGTCTCTACGTCGTCAACATCGGCAGCAACGACTATATTAACAACTACTATTATCAGAAGCCTCGGTCCTTGTCTAGTCTTATCTATACATCCGACCAATTTGCCGACCAATTGATCGCACAATTCTCTCGACAACTAAGG AGATTGTACGACCTTGGATCAAGAAAAGTTGCGGTATACGGGATCGGTCTGATCGGGTGCATTCCTCAAGAGATATTATTATATCCGATCACCAACGGATCTCCCTGCGTCGACAAAATCAACGTAGCTGTCGGACTATTCAACGCCAGGCTCGTGTCACTCATCAACAACCTAAACAACAATTTACCAAATGCTCAATTCACTTACATAAACGCCACCAACATTGCACTAGGAGACCCTGCCCTCATTG GTGTGAAGGTGTTGAACGCTTCGTGCTGTGAGGTGCAGACGAGTGGGCCGGCAGCGGGGCAGTGCTTGCGTGATGGAGCGGTGTGCGGCAACAGAAAAGAGTATATATTCTTCGATAATTTTCATCCCACGGAGATCTCGAACAATGTGACGGCGTTGAGATCTTACAGAGCTTTGCTGCCGGCTGACGCGTCCCCGGTTGACATTGAACGGCTTGTTCGGCAGTGA